One part of the Phycisphaerae bacterium genome encodes these proteins:
- a CDS encoding DUF2807 domain-containing protein, translating to MRALRNGLGVFILALCLAASGCSASLLFTVFGDGVAKTENRTVADFTQLELLGSGRVEVTMGELGPLEITADENILPYVETKVENGRLYISPERVLQTVTPLVIKVTVPNVRNVRITGTGEIVVSGIDNTYMSASVIGTGVITLDGQTETLVVDLNGAGRVSAGALAANDVSIEIDGVGTADVQAAQTLDVVIAGSGVVTYSGAPTITQNITGTGRLEKNE from the coding sequence GTGCGTGCCTTGCGAAACGGACTCGGGGTCTTCATCTTGGCGCTCTGTCTGGCGGCGTCGGGTTGCTCGGCGTCCCTGCTGTTCACGGTCTTCGGCGATGGCGTGGCGAAGACCGAGAATCGCACGGTCGCGGACTTCACCCAGCTCGAACTGCTCGGCTCCGGACGCGTCGAGGTCACCATGGGCGAACTCGGGCCGCTGGAAATCACCGCCGACGAGAACATCCTGCCGTACGTCGAGACCAAGGTCGAGAATGGCCGGCTCTACATCAGCCCGGAACGCGTCCTCCAGACCGTGACGCCGCTCGTCATCAAGGTGACGGTCCCCAACGTCCGCAACGTGCGCATCACCGGAACCGGCGAGATCGTCGTCAGCGGCATCGACAACACCTATATGAGCGCCTCCGTGATCGGCACCGGCGTCATCACCCTCGACGGCCAGACCGAGACGCTGGTGGTCGACCTCAACGGCGCCGGCCGCGTCTCGGCCGGCGCGCTCGCCGCCAACGATGTCTCCATCGAAATCGACGGCGTCGGCACGGCCGACGTGCAGGCAGCGCAGACGCTGGATGTCGTGATTGCCGGCTCGGGCGTGGTCACTTACTCGGGCGCGCCCACGATCACGCAGAACATCACCGGCACCGGGCGCCTCGAAAAGAACGAGTAG
- a CDS encoding class I mannose-6-phosphate isomerase has protein sequence MIPAPQPITFTPLFVPKPWGGGRLATLLNKHLPPDEPIGESWELVSLPGHESRVRDGPFAGRTLGELVAAWGPDLLGAADLADGRFPLLVKFLDACQNLSVQVHPKPVGDPHAAQTGVKHEAWYVLHADPGARLYIGLKPGVTADDVARAADTPAIAELLHAWDARPGDCFYLPSGTLHALGAGLVVAEVQTPSDVTYRAYDWDRVDSAGRPRTLHVAEALANIRYDVTAEMIRPQPEQVPGAGPTRATRVASCPRFMLDVLEAPTGQSWPIPPGRVRIWIILAGGGRFSTGGAFRCGDVALLPAAITSCDVTLAADTRWLEVTIPPA, from the coding sequence ATGATCCCCGCGCCGCAGCCGATCACCTTCACGCCGCTCTTTGTGCCCAAGCCGTGGGGCGGAGGCCGCCTGGCCACTTTGCTGAACAAGCACCTGCCGCCGGATGAGCCGATCGGCGAATCATGGGAGCTGGTCAGCCTGCCGGGCCATGAGTCGCGCGTGCGTGACGGTCCGTTCGCGGGTCGCACCCTGGGGGAACTGGTGGCGGCGTGGGGCCCGGACTTGCTCGGCGCGGCCGATCTCGCCGACGGGCGTTTTCCGCTGCTGGTCAAGTTCCTCGACGCGTGCCAGAACCTGAGCGTGCAGGTTCATCCGAAGCCGGTTGGCGACCCGCATGCCGCGCAGACCGGCGTCAAGCACGAGGCCTGGTACGTGCTGCACGCCGACCCGGGCGCGCGGCTGTACATTGGTCTGAAGCCCGGCGTGACGGCGGACGACGTGGCTCGCGCGGCGGACACGCCTGCCATCGCGGAGCTGCTGCACGCGTGGGATGCCCGCCCCGGCGACTGCTTCTATCTGCCGAGCGGGACGTTGCACGCGCTGGGTGCCGGCTTGGTGGTCGCGGAGGTGCAGACGCCGTCGGACGTGACATACCGCGCGTACGACTGGGACCGCGTCGATTCCGCCGGCCGGCCGCGCACGCTGCATGTGGCCGAGGCGTTGGCGAACATCCGTTACGACGTGACGGCGGAGATGATCCGGCCTCAGCCCGAGCAGGTCCCGGGGGCCGGTCCGACGCGGGCGACGCGAGTCGCATCCTGCCCACGTTTCATGCTGGATGTGCTGGAGGCTCCGACCGGCCAAAGCTGGCCGATTCCGCCCGGCCGGGTGCGTATCTGGATCATTCTGGCGGGCGGCGGCCGCTTCTCCACCGGCGGCGCATTTCGCTGCGGCGACGTCGCATTACTCCCAGCGGCCATTACTAGTTGCGACGTGACGCTCGCAGCGGACACCCGCTGGCTCGAAGTGACCATCCCGCCTGCATAA
- a CDS encoding helix-hairpin-helix domain-containing protein: MTAPAQPPTPARRAALGTAIALLVLHFATGYAGWQSRAGRPVTAAQVQLRIDPNIATAAELELLPRIGPTLAQHIIAYRASVPEQPAFRTAADLDRVARIGPATVDALRPHLTFPAAPPACEGATASR; this comes from the coding sequence ATGACGGCGCCCGCGCAGCCGCCGACGCCCGCGCGGCGGGCGGCGCTGGGCACGGCGATCGCGCTGCTGGTGCTGCACTTCGCGACTGGATACGCCGGCTGGCAGTCGCGCGCGGGGCGGCCCGTCACCGCGGCCCAGGTTCAACTGCGTATCGACCCGAACATAGCCACGGCCGCCGAACTGGAGCTGCTGCCACGCATCGGTCCGACACTCGCGCAGCACATCATCGCGTATCGCGCGTCGGTGCCCGAGCAACCGGCCTTCCGCACGGCCGCCGACCTGGACCGTGTCGCACGCATCGGGCCGGCGACGGTCGACGCACTGCGCCCGCATCTGACCTTTCCCGCCGCGCCGCCGGCGTGCGAAGGAGCGACCGCATCCCGATGA
- a CDS encoding endo-1,4-beta-xylanase: MHRFTCYPTRQRKNPPNLHGAHLVGNDNVPLRAEIRWEDGVIRCTPRMQDPVGLSLLWPVEGFGTIQLQTTRLPAREQPYNLHVELARHQLMRVTVKREEWGLFDYSGMDDIAARIDQSRDAFIRALQTSDHPEEAAQHADESLAHGLWAAEEMSRFHAGVFLGRRQQTGGFGRAFLGVRVAGATVQQAITKRLGDVFDFAYVPFIWRSIQPTEQAPAYEAVEAVIKACSTNKLAVRGGPLLAFGVSSVPDWMYIWENDFESIYEAAREHVERTVQRFARQVTSWVVASGLQADNVFGFSFEQTMELTRMAATVTKQIAPRAQVLIDLNQPWGEYYARNQQTVPPLLYADMAVQSGINFDGFGLQFLFGIGSDGYHLRDPFQVSALIDKLANLGKPLHVTALGAPSCVAPDSQNGTTPGGEWHGPWSDAVQADWLTTLCEIALSKPYVDTVCIQTLVDQPDDVIASGGLLHANLTPKPAFGRLLEMRKRLIAGGEP, encoded by the coding sequence GTGCACAGGTTTACGTGCTACCCCACCCGTCAGCGGAAAAATCCGCCCAATCTGCACGGCGCCCACCTCGTCGGGAACGACAACGTGCCGCTGCGCGCGGAAATCCGTTGGGAGGACGGCGTCATCCGCTGCACGCCGCGGATGCAGGATCCGGTCGGCCTCTCGCTGCTCTGGCCCGTCGAGGGCTTCGGCACCATCCAGTTGCAGACCACGCGTCTGCCGGCCCGCGAGCAGCCGTACAACCTGCACGTGGAGTTGGCCCGCCACCAGCTCATGCGAGTGACCGTAAAACGCGAGGAATGGGGCCTGTTCGACTACAGCGGCATGGACGACATCGCCGCCCGGATCGATCAGAGCCGCGACGCGTTCATCCGGGCCCTCCAGACCTCCGACCACCCGGAGGAGGCCGCTCAGCACGCTGATGAATCGCTCGCGCATGGGCTCTGGGCGGCGGAGGAGATGTCGCGTTTCCACGCCGGCGTATTCCTCGGCCGCCGGCAGCAAACCGGCGGTTTCGGGCGGGCATTCCTGGGGGTCCGCGTCGCCGGCGCCACGGTCCAGCAGGCAATCACCAAGCGCCTCGGCGATGTCTTCGATTTTGCCTACGTGCCATTCATCTGGCGCAGCATTCAGCCGACCGAGCAGGCGCCCGCGTACGAGGCGGTGGAGGCGGTCATCAAGGCGTGCAGCACGAACAAGCTGGCCGTGCGCGGCGGGCCGCTGCTGGCGTTCGGGGTCAGCTCGGTTCCCGACTGGATGTATATCTGGGAGAACGATTTCGAGTCCATTTACGAAGCCGCGCGCGAACACGTCGAGCGCACGGTACAGCGCTTCGCCCGCCAAGTGACGTCCTGGGTCGTCGCCAGCGGGCTCCAGGCAGACAACGTCTTCGGCTTCAGCTTCGAGCAGACGATGGAGCTGACGCGGATGGCGGCCACCGTCACGAAACAGATCGCGCCGCGCGCCCAGGTGCTCATCGATCTCAACCAGCCCTGGGGTGAGTACTACGCCCGCAACCAGCAAACCGTCCCGCCGCTGCTGTACGCCGACATGGCCGTGCAGTCAGGCATCAACTTCGACGGCTTCGGCCTGCAGTTCCTGTTCGGCATTGGCAGCGACGGCTACCACCTGCGCGACCCGTTCCAGGTCAGCGCCCTGATCGACAAGCTCGCCAACCTCGGCAAGCCGCTGCACGTCACGGCCCTCGGGGCACCGTCGTGCGTCGCCCCCGATTCCCAGAACGGCACCACCCCGGGCGGCGAATGGCACGGCCCCTGGTCGGACGCCGTGCAGGCCGACTGGCTCACCACGCTCTGCGAGATCGCGCTCTCCAAGCCGTACGTCGATACGGTCTGCATCCAGACCCTCGTCGACCAACCCGACGACGTCATCGCCAGCGGCGGGCTGCTGCACGCGAACCTCACCCCCAAACCGGCGTTCGGTCGCCTGCTCGAAATGCGCAAGCGGCTCATCGCCGGCGGCGAACCATGA
- a CDS encoding MmgE/PrpD family protein, with amino-acid sequence MATLAQTLAEHAHQTSFRDLSPKVVHEAKRRVLDSIGCALGAWTSRPASVTRALAQRVAIPKGASLLGSRYRTTPDLAAFSNGALVRYLDFNDTYLSREPAHPSDNIPAALAVGQACGARGHEIITAIALGYELQCRLCDAASLRAHGWDHVVYGAFSTALLASKLYQLSVEQTVHALGIAGVCNFATRQTRTGQLADWKACAFSNAARNGVFAAALAREGLTGPHEIFEGPKGLFNMVTGPFELRWASDPDDWMIRRTYVKFWPAEYHSQSAIDAALQLRPEIGDPDRIESIRIESFEAAVSIIGSEPEKWRPTSRETADHSMGYCVAVALLDGEVTQNSFSDAKIHDTRVLDLLDRIRIVETDECNAGYPDGIPNKLIVRLQDGRELTRLVKYPRGHAGNPMTDAEVIAKFRAQAAGVVSDATAQRIVDLALSLDELADVTPLLEFEPA; translated from the coding sequence ATGGCAACCCTCGCCCAGACGCTGGCCGAGCACGCGCACCAAACGTCGTTCCGCGATCTGTCTCCGAAGGTCGTCCACGAGGCCAAGCGTCGCGTGCTCGATTCCATCGGCTGCGCCCTCGGGGCGTGGACCAGCCGCCCGGCCAGCGTGACACGGGCGCTGGCCCAAAGAGTCGCCATTCCGAAGGGAGCCAGCCTGTTGGGTTCGCGCTACCGGACGACGCCGGACCTAGCCGCCTTTAGCAACGGGGCGCTCGTCCGCTACCTGGATTTCAATGACACATACCTCAGCCGCGAACCAGCCCACCCGAGCGATAACATCCCGGCGGCCCTCGCCGTCGGGCAGGCGTGCGGCGCCCGCGGGCACGAGATCATCACGGCCATCGCGCTGGGCTACGAGCTGCAATGCCGGCTGTGCGATGCGGCGTCACTGCGGGCGCACGGCTGGGACCACGTCGTGTATGGCGCGTTCTCCACGGCCCTGCTCGCCAGCAAGCTCTACCAACTTTCGGTGGAGCAGACCGTCCACGCGCTCGGCATTGCCGGCGTGTGCAACTTTGCGACGCGCCAGACGCGGACCGGACAGCTCGCTGACTGGAAGGCCTGCGCATTCTCGAACGCCGCCCGCAACGGCGTGTTTGCCGCGGCGCTCGCGCGCGAGGGGCTGACCGGGCCGCACGAAATCTTCGAGGGACCGAAGGGGCTGTTCAACATGGTCACCGGTCCGTTCGAGCTGCGCTGGGCCAGCGACCCGGACGACTGGATGATCCGCCGGACGTACGTGAAGTTCTGGCCGGCGGAGTATCACTCGCAGTCGGCGATCGACGCGGCGTTGCAGTTGCGGCCGGAGATTGGCGATCCCGACCGGATCGAGAGCATCCGGATCGAGAGTTTCGAGGCAGCGGTGAGCATCATTGGCAGCGAGCCCGAGAAGTGGCGGCCGACCAGCCGTGAGACGGCGGACCACAGCATGGGGTACTGTGTGGCAGTGGCCCTGTTGGACGGCGAGGTCACGCAGAATTCGTTCTCCGATGCGAAGATTCATGACACGCGCGTGCTCGACCTGCTCGACCGCATCCGCATCGTGGAGACCGACGAATGCAACGCGGGCTATCCGGACGGTATTCCGAACAAGCTGATTGTCCGGCTGCAGGACGGACGGGAGCTGACACGGCTGGTCAAATACCCGCGCGGCCACGCCGGCAATCCGATGACCGACGCGGAGGTGATCGCGAAGTTCCGCGCGCAGGCCGCCGGCGTCGTCAGCGATGCGACGGCGCAGCGCATCGTCGATCTGGCGCTGTCGCTGGACGAGCTGGCGGACGTAACCCCCTTGCTGGAATTCGAGCCGGCCTAG
- a CDS encoding citrate synthase, with protein MSEQATLAYGGKTYALPVKTGTEHEQAVDISELRAQSGLITLDDGYGNTGSCVSNITFIDGEKGILRYRGYPIEELAEHSTFIETAYLIIFGELPTETQLAEFRNLLLEHMFIHEAMRHHFEGFPPNAPPMAILSAMINTLGCFQPSLTEPEKDEHFIDSAARLISKVRTIAAAAYKKSIGDPIVYPRFDLSYTANFLHMLFCRPNKICRPDPAIERALDQIFILHADHEQNCSTSTVRMVGSSQANLYASVAAGVCALWGPLHGGANVAVIEMLETIRTSGESIPAFIARIKDKQAHARLMGFGHRVYKNYDPRARFIKQSCDAVLSKLGIQDPLLDIALQLEEVALKDPYFIERKLYPNVDFYSGIIMRAVGIPLDMFTVLFAIGRLPGWIANWREVHLNPHARIYRPRQVYNGPTQRKYVPVEQRR; from the coding sequence ATGAGCGAGCAGGCCACCCTGGCGTACGGCGGCAAGACGTATGCGCTGCCGGTGAAGACTGGCACGGAGCACGAGCAGGCCGTCGACATTTCGGAGTTGCGGGCCCAATCAGGGCTGATCACGCTCGATGACGGTTACGGCAACACGGGCTCGTGCGTCAGCAACATCACCTTCATCGACGGTGAGAAGGGGATCCTGCGCTACCGGGGCTATCCGATCGAGGAGCTGGCTGAGCACTCGACCTTCATCGAGACGGCCTACCTGATCATCTTCGGCGAGCTGCCGACCGAGACGCAGTTGGCCGAGTTCCGCAATCTGCTGCTCGAGCACATGTTCATCCACGAGGCCATGCGGCACCACTTCGAGGGCTTTCCGCCAAACGCCCCGCCGATGGCCATTCTCTCCGCCATGATCAACACGCTGGGTTGCTTCCAGCCCAGCCTGACCGAGCCGGAAAAAGACGAGCACTTCATCGACTCCGCCGCCCGGCTGATCAGCAAGGTCCGCACGATCGCCGCCGCCGCGTACAAGAAGTCCATCGGCGACCCGATCGTCTACCCGCGTTTCGACCTGTCGTACACGGCGAATTTCCTGCACATGCTGTTCTGCCGGCCGAACAAGATCTGCCGGCCCGACCCGGCGATCGAGCGGGCGCTGGACCAGATCTTCATCCTCCATGCGGATCACGAGCAGAACTGCTCCACGTCCACCGTGCGGATGGTGGGGTCATCGCAGGCCAACCTGTACGCGTCCGTCGCGGCGGGCGTGTGCGCGCTGTGGGGACCGCTGCACGGCGGGGCAAACGTCGCGGTCATCGAGATGCTGGAGACCATCCGAACCAGCGGGGAATCCATCCCCGCCTTCATCGCCAGGATCAAAGACAAGCAGGCCCACGCGCGGCTCATGGGCTTCGGCCACCGCGTGTACAAGAACTATGACCCGCGGGCCCGGTTTATCAAGCAGTCCTGCGACGCGGTGCTCAGCAAGCTGGGGATCCAGGACCCGCTGCTGGACATCGCGCTGCAGCTCGAGGAAGTCGCGCTCAAGGACCCGTATTTCATCGAGCGCAAGCTGTACCCGAACGTGGACTTCTACAGCGGCATCATCATGCGAGCCGTGGGCATTCCGCTGGACATGTTCACGGTCCTGTTCGCAATCGGGCGTTTGCCCGGCTGGATCGCGAATTGGCGCGAGGTGCACTTGAACCCGCACGCGCGCATCTATCGCCCGCGGCAGGTCTACAACGGACCGACGCAGCGCAAGTACGTACCGGTCGAACAGCGCCGCTGA
- the prpB gene encoding methylisocitrate lyase: MSTTPTRSARLRAALRDHTVVMPGAFNALTARAIEQAGFEAVYLSGAALANSLLGVPDVGLTTLSEAAYHATRCAAVTTVPLIADADTGFGGPENVARTVVEFERAGLSGLHLEDQEFPKRCGHLAGKDLVAMDEFCAKVAAAVAARRDPDFLLIARTDARGVTTYDDAVARAHAYLKAGADAIFPEALQSREEFERFARDVPAPLLANMTEFGRTPYLSVSEFAALGYRIVIFPVTLQRVALKAVTEALEELRTKGTQRDMLERMQTRRELYDLLGYADGKDGMQGV; encoded by the coding sequence ATGAGCACGACACCCACGCGCAGCGCACGGCTGCGGGCCGCGCTGCGCGATCACACGGTCGTCATGCCGGGCGCGTTCAACGCACTGACGGCGCGGGCCATTGAGCAGGCCGGCTTCGAGGCCGTCTATCTCTCCGGCGCCGCCCTCGCCAACAGCCTGCTCGGCGTGCCTGACGTCGGCCTCACCACGCTCTCGGAGGCCGCCTATCACGCCACCCGCTGCGCCGCCGTCACGACCGTGCCGCTGATTGCCGACGCCGACACGGGCTTCGGCGGGCCGGAAAACGTGGCGCGGACGGTCGTGGAGTTCGAGCGCGCCGGCCTCAGCGGGCTGCACCTGGAAGACCAGGAATTCCCCAAGCGCTGCGGACACCTGGCCGGCAAGGACCTGGTGGCCATGGATGAGTTCTGCGCAAAGGTGGCCGCGGCCGTCGCCGCCCGGCGGGACCCGGATTTCCTCCTGATCGCGCGCACCGACGCGCGCGGCGTGACCACGTATGACGATGCGGTCGCGCGGGCGCATGCGTATCTCAAGGCCGGGGCGGACGCGATTTTCCCGGAGGCGCTGCAGAGCCGGGAGGAATTCGAGCGCTTCGCGCGCGATGTGCCCGCCCCCCTGCTCGCCAACATGACCGAGTTCGGGCGTACGCCATACTTGTCCGTCAGCGAGTTCGCCGCCCTGGGCTATCGCATCGTGATCTTCCCGGTGACACTGCAGCGCGTGGCGCTGAAGGCGGTGACGGAGGCATTGGAAGAGCTGCGCACGAAGGGCACGCAGCGCGACATGCTGGAGCGGATGCAGACACGGCGGGAACTCTATGATCTGCTGGGCTACGCAGACGGCAAAGATGGTATGCAGGGCGTTTAA